The window CGCGGGGAAGGATGAAGACGGGGCCTATGATCAGCATGCATATCGTGGTGAAAACCACGCCGAAAGCCCTTCCCAGGGTCCGGGAGCTCATCTCGAGAAGGGTCTTCTGCTGCCGCGCCACGGCAAGATAGGCCACCAGGACCCCCAGGCTGTTTATGATCCCGTACCCCATGGCGGCGGTGAACCAGGCCGCCCCGGCGCCCTTGCCCAGGATCGGAGGGAAGATCACGTCTCCCACGCCAAAATGCCCCGAAAAAAGGGCCGCCGAGATAACCGCGAGTGCTCCGAAAGACAATAAATCCGAACGCTTATTCATAACGTACCTACCTCCTTTTTTGCCCGAAGGACGGGCTAGATGATCATGATTATCATTACCACTATTAAGAAGAGATGCATTATTCTACATCCAATATAAAACCTTGGCCAGTCGGAAGCTCAGAAATCGGCACCCTTCCTCGAGGAGAGGCCTTTGCGGAAAGGGTGCCGTATCTCCTTCATCTCCGTCACGAGGTCGGCCATGTCGAGAAAGACCTTCGGGGCGTCTCTCCCCGTGAGGACTACTTCCACGTGAGGAGGTCTTCCCCTGATGGCGCCGGCCGCCTCTTCCGGGTCGACGAGTCCGTAGTCGGCCACGACGTTCATCTCGTCCAGCACGACCAGGTCGTAGAAACCCGAGACCAGGCATTCCTTCGCCAAGGACAGCCCCTTGGCGGCCTCACGGCGGTCCTCTTCGCTCTCCCTGCCCCGGTAGACATATTCCGGAGTGCCGGTGCGCTCATGACGGACGCCGGGCAGGAAGGAGAGCCCGGCTATCTCCCCGTAGAAATCCC is drawn from Thermovirga sp. and contains these coding sequences:
- a CDS encoding cob(I)yrinic acid a,c-diamide adenosyltransferase, with the protein product MFDPGLVQVYTGDGKGKTTAALGLALRVCGHGGKVAFIQFMKGWDFYGEIAGLSFLPGVRHERTGTPEYVYRGRESEEDRREAAKGLSLAKECLVSGFYDLVVLDEMNVVADYGLVDPEEAAGAIRGRPPHVEVVLTGRDAPKVFLDMADLVTEMKEIRHPFRKGLSSRKGADF